One Halarcobacter ebronensis genomic window carries:
- a CDS encoding SIR2 family protein: protein MDKIVEKLKSGELIPFLGMGIFEGTIAKDGSSLPYDSDSMILALNNGRAMSQRLMYEYSRAAMSLEQRKGREFIIQMTNHIFSSKEYEIPKTYKWLSEIKPKYIIDTTLDDSLQKIYSDCDHFLILGVSRITADYDRFMIYKYDSSKAEYTRVEKESLSLDLPILFKPMGSTKPEMNFIISDADFVDWLTEAMGGYAIPPVLKEYRKDKEYLFMGVDFARDTFRMVANEITIGLKGGVTLLNKEELTKKEEKFIKTHSLENIKVSIDEFIDSHGK from the coding sequence ATGGATAAGATAGTTGAAAAATTAAAAAGCGGAGAACTTATACCATTTTTAGGAATGGGTATATTTGAAGGAACCATTGCAAAAGATGGAAGTAGCTTACCATATGATAGTGACTCTATGATTTTAGCACTAAACAATGGAAGAGCAATGAGTCAAAGACTTATGTATGAGTATAGTAGAGCTGCAATGAGTTTGGAACAAAGGAAAGGTCGAGAGTTCATTATTCAAATGACAAATCACATTTTTAGTTCAAAAGAGTATGAGATACCAAAAACATACAAATGGTTAAGTGAGATTAAACCAAAATATATAATTGATACAACGTTAGATGACTCACTTCAAAAAATCTATAGCGATTGTGATCACTTTTTAATTCTGGGTGTTTCAAGAATAACAGCAGATTATGATAGATTTATGATTTATAAATATGACTCTTCAAAAGCTGAATATACAAGAGTAGAAAAAGAGAGTCTAAGTCTAGATTTGCCTATTCTTTTTAAACCAATGGGTTCAACAAAACCTGAAATGAATTTTATTATCTCAGATGCAGATTTTGTTGATTGGCTTACTGAAGCTATGGGTGGGTACGCTATACCTCCTGTATTAAAAGAGTATAGAAAAGATAAAGAGTATCTTTTTATGGGTGTAGACTTTGCTAGAGATACTTTTAGAATGGTTGCAAACGAGATTACAATTGGTCTTAAAGGTGGAGTTACACTTTTAAACAAAGAGGAATTAACAAAAAAAGAGGAAAAATTTATCAAAACTCACTCTTTAGAGAATATTAAAGTGAGTATTGACGAATTTATAGATAGCCATGGAAAATAA
- a CDS encoding 4Fe-4S dicluster domain-containing protein, with amino-acid sequence MAVRITDECISCEACISECPVAAILEEGNEKNPNDDFFYVKPETCVECVDHADAPRCAEACPTEGAIVWDMPYTSEFNDYFSEKNDEGIYKIREHKSKGLMLPSVKEQKFISDISMADRESGANVQNF; translated from the coding sequence ATGGCAGTAAGAATAACTGACGAATGCATAAGTTGTGAGGCATGTATCTCGGAGTGTCCAGTTGCGGCAATCTTAGAAGAGGGAAATGAAAAAAATCCAAACGATGATTTCTTTTATGTAAAACCTGAAACATGTGTAGAGTGTGTTGATCATGCAGATGCTCCAAGATGTGCTGAAGCATGTCCAACTGAGGGTGCTATTGTATGGGATATGCCTTATACTTCAGAGTTTAATGACTATTTCTCAGAGAAAAATGATGAAGGTATCTATAAAATTAGAGAACATAAATCAAAAGGTCTTATGCTACCAAGCGTTAAAGAGCAAAAATTTATTTCTGATATCTCTATGGCTGACAGAGAATCAGGGGCAAACGTACAAAACTTCTAA
- the clpX gene encoding ATP-dependent Clp protease ATP-binding subunit ClpX has product MENKTTRCDFCGKQINEVKKIFSSETAHICDECITMCSTVLDKEAVQVSKREFQKGLSVPVKIKEHLDDYVIGQDDAKKVLAVALYNHYKRIDKPIVKNVELEKSNIMLVGPTGSGKTLLAKSLAKIMDVPFAVADATALTEAGYVGEDVESILSRLLAAADFDLEKAKRGIIYIDEIDKIANKSESATSGRDVSGEGVQQGLLKILEGADVYVPVKGSRKNSTAETVLFDTTHVLFICGGAFVGLRKDKDKNKSSVMGFVNGKNKEDEKKEIEPKELINFGLIPEFMGRIPVIAELDKLSREDLIRVLKEPKNAITKQYEILFELDGVELNFSDDALEEIAEIAVEKDVGARGLRGIIEKIMLPLQYTIPSEKNLGSCIITKDYITKQKDVDLVYKKPSDKKLTDKKEINYGDIKK; this is encoded by the coding sequence ATGGAAAATAAAACAACTAGATGTGATTTCTGCGGTAAGCAGATAAATGAAGTTAAGAAAATATTTAGTAGCGAAACTGCACATATTTGTGATGAGTGTATCACAATGTGCTCTACAGTTTTAGATAAAGAGGCTGTTCAAGTTTCAAAAAGAGAGTTTCAAAAAGGGCTTAGTGTACCTGTGAAAATAAAAGAGCATTTAGATGACTATGTAATTGGGCAAGATGATGCAAAAAAAGTACTAGCTGTTGCTTTATATAATCACTATAAAAGAATTGATAAACCAATTGTAAAAAATGTTGAACTAGAAAAATCAAATATTATGTTAGTTGGACCAACAGGTTCAGGGAAAACTCTACTTGCAAAATCTTTGGCAAAAATTATGGATGTTCCCTTTGCCGTTGCTGATGCTACTGCTTTAACAGAAGCTGGATATGTGGGAGAAGATGTGGAATCAATTCTTTCAAGACTTCTTGCAGCTGCTGATTTTGATTTGGAAAAAGCAAAAAGAGGAATTATCTACATTGATGAGATAGATAAAATTGCAAATAAAAGTGAGAGTGCCACAAGTGGTAGAGATGTAAGTGGAGAGGGTGTACAACAAGGTCTTCTAAAGATTTTAGAAGGAGCTGATGTTTATGTTCCTGTAAAAGGGAGTAGAAAAAACTCAACTGCTGAAACTGTTTTATTTGATACAACCCATGTTCTTTTTATCTGTGGTGGTGCTTTTGTAGGTTTACGAAAAGATAAGGACAAAAATAAATCTTCTGTAATGGGATTTGTAAATGGTAAAAATAAAGAGGATGAAAAAAAAGAGATAGAGCCAAAAGAGCTTATTAATTTTGGTTTAATTCCTGAATTTATGGGAAGAATACCTGTAATTGCAGAACTTGATAAACTTTCACGGGAAGATTTAATAAGAGTTCTTAAAGAGCCAAAGAATGCCATTACAAAACAGTATGAGATACTTTTTGAGTTAGATGGTGTTGAACTTAATTTCAGTGACGATGCCCTAGAAGAGATAGCAGAAATAGCTGTTGAGAAAGATGTAGGAGCTAGAGGGCTTAGGGGAATTATAGAGAAAATTATGTTACCATTACAATATACAATTCCTTCAGAAAAAAACTTAGGTTCATGTATAATCACAAAAGATTATATAACTAAGCAGAAGGACGTAGACTTGGTATATAAAAAGCCAAGTGATAAAAAATTGACTGATAAAAAAGAGATTAATTACGGTGATATTAAAAAATAA
- a CDS encoding bifunctional diguanylate cyclase/phosphodiesterase, with translation MENELSPRKVTKYPVDTFANQVDALVYTVDMETQEILFCNEKCMEEFGNIIGKKCHDLLEKVSVSSYLDSFDDIHWGEDVSEYMHSLSNRIYLFSEKIVEDYKKLKKVKVRVGVDVTTKKSNGNKSKDKNLKNSDVIEAILDATIEGIFVYDEKRKCIKVNDVASKIFCYTKDEILGKDVSNFVDQTSVPTVREILATGYEEPYEATMIRRNGEKFPCVLRGKYIYLNNEKVRVVAILDISNVKEKEGEIVKLAFYDSLTKLPNKVLLKDRVDQLLTKFNRTNHYGGLIIIDLDHFKNINDTKGHFIGDRVLVEFAKRLQALIRRYDTISRFGGDEFIVLINTEFSDRIKATNSIKEIAKKILKNIKKSFKIDEDEYILTASIGISIFDKNFTYDEILKCADSAMNFAKKRGRDNYNFFDSKLQLELERKAIITTRLRDAIRYNQISIVYQKQVHLDKKVVGVEALARWEDQELGLVSPNEFIPIAEESGLIIEFGYHLIEEAVKLLKTWQENHEKSNWRVSVNVSLSQFVKDDFIKYIENMVNIYGIDPKLLRLEITESFLLSNGDNAIKKIDYLKKLGLSISIDDFGTGYSSLGYLKKLSIDELKIDKIFIDDILEDKNDEILVCAILEIGNKFDIDVIAEGVENSQTHEKLKSLGCKYFQGDYFFVPQTRSEL, from the coding sequence ATGGAAAATGAACTCTCACCTAGAAAAGTTACAAAATATCCAGTAGATACTTTTGCAAATCAAGTAGATGCCTTAGTATATACAGTTGACATGGAGACTCAAGAGATTCTCTTTTGTAACGAAAAGTGTATGGAGGAGTTTGGTAATATTATTGGCAAAAAATGTCATGACCTATTGGAAAAAGTCTCGGTGAGTAGCTATTTAGACTCTTTTGATGATATACATTGGGGAGAAGATGTAAGTGAGTATATGCACTCCCTAAGTAATAGAATATATCTATTTAGTGAGAAAATAGTTGAAGATTATAAGAAACTAAAAAAAGTAAAAGTTAGAGTTGGTGTTGATGTAACAACAAAAAAAAGTAATGGGAATAAAAGTAAAGATAAAAATCTTAAAAACAGTGATGTAATTGAGGCAATTTTAGATGCAACCATAGAGGGTATTTTTGTCTATGATGAGAAAAGAAAGTGCATAAAAGTTAATGATGTTGCCTCAAAAATATTTTGTTATACAAAAGATGAAATATTGGGAAAAGATGTATCAAATTTTGTAGATCAAACATCTGTTCCAACAGTTAGAGAGATTCTTGCAACAGGATATGAAGAACCCTATGAAGCCACAATGATAAGGAGAAATGGAGAGAAATTTCCTTGTGTTTTAAGGGGTAAATATATCTATTTGAATAATGAAAAAGTAAGAGTTGTTGCAATTTTGGATATAAGTAATGTAAAAGAGAAAGAGGGTGAAATTGTAAAACTTGCTTTTTATGACTCCTTAACAAAACTGCCCAATAAAGTACTACTTAAAGATAGGGTAGATCAACTACTAACAAAGTTTAATAGAACAAATCACTATGGTGGACTTATTATAATTGATTTAGACCATTTTAAAAATATCAATGATACAAAAGGGCACTTTATTGGAGATAGAGTATTAGTAGAATTTGCGAAGAGATTACAAGCTTTAATAAGAAGATATGACACCATCTCAAGATTTGGAGGGGATGAGTTTATAGTATTAATTAATACTGAGTTTAGTGATAGAATTAAAGCCACTAATAGCATAAAAGAGATTGCAAAAAAGATATTAAAGAATATAAAAAAGAGTTTTAAAATAGATGAAGATGAGTATATTTTAACAGCAAGTATTGGTATCTCTATTTTTGATAAAAATTTTACCTATGATGAAATTCTAAAGTGTGCAGATAGTGCTATGAATTTTGCAAAAAAAAGAGGTAGAGACAACTACAACTTTTTTGATTCAAAACTCCAATTAGAACTTGAGAGAAAGGCAATAATAACTACTAGATTAAGGGATGCCATAAGATATAATCAAATATCAATTGTATATCAAAAACAGGTACATTTAGATAAAAAAGTAGTTGGAGTGGAAGCCTTAGCTAGATGGGAAGATCAAGAGTTAGGATTAGTAAGTCCAAATGAGTTTATTCCTATAGCAGAAGAGAGTGGGTTAATCATAGAGTTTGGTTACCATCTTATTGAAGAGGCGGTAAAGCTTTTAAAAACGTGGCAAGAAAATCATGAAAAGTCAAACTGGAGAGTCTCTGTAAATGTAAGTTTGAGTCAATTTGTAAAAGATGATTTTATAAAATATATTGAAAATATGGTTAATATATATGGGATTGACCCAAAACTTTTAAGGCTAGAAATTACTGAAAGTTTTCTTTTAAGTAATGGTGATAATGCTATCAAGAAAATTGATTATCTAAAAAAATTGGGACTTAGTATCTCAATTGATGATTTTGGTACAGGTTACTCCTCTTTGGGATATTTAAAAAAATTATCAATAGATGAATTAAAGATTGACAAGATATTTATTGATGATATTTTAGAAGATAAAAATGATGAAATACTTGTTTGTGCTATTTTAGAGATAGGAAATAAATTTGATATAGATGTTATTGCAGAAGGTGTTGAAAACAGCCAAACCCATGAGAAGTTGAAATCTCTTGGTTGTAAGTATTTTCAAGGGGATTACTTCTTTGTTCCACAAACAAGAAGTGAGCTATAA
- a CDS encoding GNAT family N-acetyltransferase encodes MILKNNLQICNATEEDINSLLPLLKKLFAIEKDFTFDEEKHKEGLKLLLKQRDSVIVLAKFEGEIVAMVTLQTIISTAVGAKTGLIEDFIVNDDYRDMGVGTYLFEYLKEYAHRHHIKRLQLVCDNDNTSAKEFYLKKSFKKSNLSAWYNHLK; translated from the coding sequence GTGATATTAAAAAATAATCTACAAATTTGTAATGCTACAGAGGAAGATATAAATTCACTTTTACCCCTTTTGAAAAAACTCTTTGCAATTGAAAAAGATTTTACTTTTGACGAAGAGAAACATAAAGAGGGGTTAAAACTTCTTCTCAAACAAAGAGACTCTGTAATAGTTTTGGCTAAATTTGAGGGAGAGATTGTTGCAATGGTTACTTTGCAAACAATTATTTCAACAGCAGTTGGAGCTAAAACAGGACTAATTGAAGACTTCATAGTAAATGATGATTATAGAGATATGGGTGTGGGAACTTACCTTTTTGAATATTTAAAAGAGTATGCACATAGGCACCATATAAAAAGACTTCAACTTGTATGTGATAATGACAATACTTCTGCAAAAGAGTTTTATCTTAAAAAATCATTTAAAAAAAGTAATCTATCTGCTTGGTATAACCATCTAAAATAA
- a CDS encoding sigma 54-interacting transcriptional regulator gives MALMDKSACEFCLTTKELTTLYDIASIMANNYDLHTSLEKSMKILKNSLHLTNCTVHLLEEDEMLNVFASAELSSIQKKLASYKMGEGVTGVAAQSKEPVVVENIHSDSLFLNKSGKKDFNNLSYVAVPLIVEDETIGVLGAALTKSTEIGFEDCIRILTIIASIFAQSIYSFQLNNREKERLMELKLYYKMEWDSKVHNFGDIIGDSPKMQQVFQVIQRIAQSDVTVLVRGETGTGKELVAAAIHKRSKRKDEPFIKLNCAAITDTLLESELFGHEKGAFTDARETRKGRFELADGGTLFLDEIGDISASAQVKLLRVLQEREFERVGGSKTIKVNVRLVAATNRNLEQMVKDGKFREDLYYRLNVIPIDLPPLRQRGDDIKQLVNFFLERSMKNHKKIVKITDEAMDILAHYPWPGNVRELENTIERIVLMGNEEGINKFDMLLLLPALNDDNLKKEYKTIPMENKSLDEIEKEAIETALENNNFNQSHAAKELGITLRQIGYKIKKYGIAHEI, from the coding sequence ATGGCATTAATGGATAAGTCAGCTTGTGAGTTCTGTCTTACAACTAAAGAGTTAACAACTCTTTACGATATTGCATCAATAATGGCAAATAATTATGATTTGCACACTTCATTAGAAAAATCAATGAAGATTTTAAAAAACTCTTTACATTTAACAAACTGTACAGTTCACCTGCTTGAAGAGGATGAAATGTTAAATGTATTTGCTTCAGCTGAACTCTCTTCAATTCAAAAAAAACTAGCTTCTTATAAGATGGGTGAAGGAGTAACAGGAGTTGCTGCACAATCAAAAGAGCCTGTTGTTGTAGAAAATATTCATAGTGATTCACTATTTTTGAATAAATCAGGAAAAAAAGATTTTAATAACTTATCATATGTAGCAGTCCCTTTAATTGTAGAAGATGAAACCATTGGAGTTTTAGGTGCTGCATTAACAAAAAGTACCGAAATTGGCTTTGAAGATTGTATTAGAATATTAACAATTATTGCCTCTATTTTTGCCCAATCTATCTACTCTTTTCAACTAAACAATAGGGAAAAAGAGAGATTAATGGAGTTAAAACTCTATTATAAAATGGAGTGGGACTCAAAAGTTCACAACTTTGGAGATATTATTGGAGACAGCCCAAAAATGCAACAAGTTTTCCAAGTAATACAAAGAATTGCTCAATCTGATGTAACAGTACTAGTAAGAGGTGAAACAGGAACAGGTAAAGAGCTTGTAGCTGCTGCAATTCACAAAAGAAGTAAAAGAAAAGATGAGCCTTTTATAAAATTAAACTGTGCAGCTATTACAGATACTCTTCTTGAAAGTGAACTGTTTGGACATGAAAAAGGTGCCTTTACAGATGCTAGAGAGACTAGAAAAGGAAGATTTGAACTAGCTGACGGGGGAACTCTATTTTTAGATGAGATAGGAGATATTTCAGCATCTGCTCAAGTAAAACTTTTAAGAGTTTTACAAGAGAGAGAGTTTGAGAGAGTTGGTGGAAGTAAAACAATAAAAGTAAATGTAAGATTAGTTGCAGCAACAAATAGAAACCTTGAACAAATGGTAAAAGATGGTAAATTTAGAGAGGATTTATATTATAGATTAAATGTTATTCCTATTGATTTGCCACCACTTAGACAAAGGGGAGATGATATTAAACAACTTGTTAACTTCTTCCTTGAAAGATCTATGAAAAACCATAAAAAAATAGTAAAAATAACTGATGAAGCTATGGATATTTTAGCTCATTATCCTTGGCCAGGAAATGTTAGAGAGCTTGAAAATACAATTGAGAGAATTGTTTTAATGGGAAATGAAGAGGGGATAAACAAATTTGATATGTTACTTCTTCTTCCTGCACTTAATGATGATAATCTAAAAAAAGAGTATAAAACAATTCCAATGGAAAACAAAAGTTTAGATGAGATTGAAAAAGAGGCTATAGAGACAGCTTTAGAGAATAATAACTTTAATCAATCTCATGCAGCAAAAGAGTTGGGAATCACCCTTAGACAAATTGGCTACAAAATAAAAAAATATGGGATTGCACATGAAATATAA